DNA sequence from the Actinomycetota bacterium genome:
GGCGACGAGAAGCCCCTTGCATCTCAACCTCGGCTGACCGAGCGGGAGATGGAAGTGCTGCGCCTGGTCGCGAAAGGACGCAATAACCGCGACATCGCCAAGGAGCTCTTCATCAGCGAAAACACCGTCAAGAACCACATCCGCAACATCCTTGAGAAGTTGCACTTGCACTCCCGGATGCAGGCGGTCGTGTACGCGGTTCGCGAGAAGCTCCTCGAGATCCAGTAGAAACCGCTTCTCGTGGCATCCCCTCTGCAGAAGATCCTGCGCCTCGGTGAAGGCCGACGCCTCAAGCAGTGTGTTCGCTTCGCGCAAGCGAGTGCATCCTTCGAGGATGAGATGAAGGCGCGCTCGGACGCCGAGTTGCGCGCGCTCACCGACATCTACCGCTCCCGTCTGTCAGACGGGGAGGAACTCGACGACGTGTTGCCCGAGGCTTTCGCGACCGTTCGTGAGGCCGCGTGGCGGACTTTGGGGCAGCGCCACTACGACGTCCAGCTCGTTGGAGGCGCGGCATTGCACTCGGGGTTCATCGCCGAGATGAAGACGGGTGAAGGAAAGACCCTCGTGGCAACTGCGCCGGTCTATCTGAATGCTCTTACCGGCAAGGGTGTTCACGTCGTGACCGTTAACGACTACTTGGCACGCCGCGACGCGGAGTGGATGGGTCGCATCTACCGGTTCCTGGGGCTGTCAGTTGGGCTCATCCAGGCGAACCAGCGACCCGAGCAGCGCCGACCGGCGTACGCCGCCGACATCACCTACGGGACCAACAATGAGTTTGGTTTCGACTACCTGCGGGACAACATGGCGTGGGTCTCAGAGGACAGGGTTCAGCGCGGCCACCACTTCGGGGTTGTCGACGAGGTCGACTCGATTCTGATCGACGAGGCTCGCACTCCGCTGATTATCTCGGGTCCGGCCGAGGAGTCTGCCAAGTGGTATCGCACGTTCTCTCGCATTGTGCCTCGGCTGCATCCCGACGTTCACTACGAGGTGGATGAGAAGAAGCGTACCGTCGCGGTCACCGAAGAGGGAGTCCACGAGGTCGAGGGAGTTCTCGGCATTGAGAACCTCTACGACCAGGTGTCGTCACAGCTTGTGCACTACCTGCAGAACGCGTTGCGGGCCAAGGAGCTGTACAAGCGCGACGTCGACTACATCGTGACCGGCGGCGAGGTGAAGATTGTCGACGAGTTCACAGGTCGAGTGCTCGAAGGTCGCAGGTATTCCGAGGGGATGCATCAGGCGATCGAGGCCAAGGAGAACGTTCGCATCAAGGAAGAGACGATCACCTACGCCACGATCACGATTCAGAACTACTTCCGCATGTACGACAAGCTCTCGGGCATGACCGGAACGGCGGTCACCGAGGCTGCGGAGTTCGAACACATCTACAAGATGGGTGTCGTGGAGATTCCGCCGAACCGACCGGTTGTTCGGCTAGATCAGCCCGATGTTGTCTACAAGAACGAGGAAGCGAAGTTCAACGCCGTCGTCGACGACATCGCCGAGCGGTACGAGCGCGGGCAACCGGTTCTGGTCGGAACGGTTTCGATCGAGAAGTCGGAGCGCTTGGCGCGGTTGTTGGACCGTCGCGGGGTCTCGCACCACGTCTTGAACGCAAAACAGCACGAGCGAGAGGCGTACATCGTCGCTCAGGCCGGGCGCAAGCATTCGGTGACCGTTGCCACCAACATGGCCGGACGTGGCGTGGACATCATCCTGGGCGGTAGTCCGGAGTATGAGATCAAGCAAGATCTGCTCGTCAACGAGTTCGTTCCAGAGACCGACGAGTACGAGCGCGAACTGAAGCGGAGGTTGGAGGCCGGCCGGGAGACCTGGGAGAAAGAGCACAACGAAGTGCTCGAACTCGGCG
Encoded proteins:
- the secA gene encoding preprotein translocase subunit SecA, yielding MASPLQKILRLGEGRRLKQCVRFAQASASFEDEMKARSDAELRALTDIYRSRLSDGEELDDVLPEAFATVREAAWRTLGQRHYDVQLVGGAALHSGFIAEMKTGEGKTLVATAPVYLNALTGKGVHVVTVNDYLARRDAEWMGRIYRFLGLSVGLIQANQRPEQRRPAYAADITYGTNNEFGFDYLRDNMAWVSEDRVQRGHHFGVVDEVDSILIDEARTPLIISGPAEESAKWYRTFSRIVPRLHPDVHYEVDEKKRTVAVTEEGVHEVEGVLGIENLYDQVSSQLVHYLQNALRAKELYKRDVDYIVTGGEVKIVDEFTGRVLEGRRYSEGMHQAIEAKENVRIKEETITYATITIQNYFRMYDKLSGMTGTAVTEAAEFEHIYKMGVVEIPPNRPVVRLDQPDVVYKNEEAKFNAVVDDIAERYERGQPVLVGTVSIEKSERLARLLDRRGVSHHVLNAKQHEREAYIVAQAGRKHSVTVATNMAGRGVDIILGGSPEYEIKQDLLVNEFVPETDEYERELKRRLEAGRETWEKEHNEVLELGGLYVLGTERHESRRIDNQLRGRSGRQGDPGASRFYLSLEDDLMRLFATGMVTRMMDRLKIPDDVPIEARMVTKSIERAQHQREQQNFEIRKNVLKYDDVINKQREVIYERRNQLLDGEDLGEMAEQFVDDVVESIVFGSLNSDLHPEEWDLAELCVTMRTVYATEITPESFDLAHLTVEEVADRFVEEATAAYRARAAEIGEDEFRNIERRVLLSVLDTKWREHLYEMDYLQEGIGLRAIGQRDPLIEYQREGYEMFQAIQGAIKEDFIQYMFHVQVVREQAPEQAQAQKQSRLRFLKESTDNEERAAVVQTAHSDKVPRNAPCPCGSGKKYKKCHGLTA